The DNA segment TCAAGCCGATGCCGCACATTTATCTACTACGCTTCAGTTACAGCGCGAAATGAGCGATCGAATTTTCCAACACCGTGCGGCGCTGATACGCGATCCGTCGGTCGCCAAAGCCTACTACGAGGCCATCCCCCATTTCGCGAAGCTTCTGGACGAAGGCGCCGTGGGGATCGAGGGTATCACCACGATTCGCAACGCGATCGACGGTTTCCAAGACGTTTACTTCCTCCGCAAACGCGGGATCATCGAGGAGTACCACTGGCGTGCCTGGTATTCGGCATTCGCGGTACTCGCGCGTTCGCCGGTGATGCGCATCGTTTACGACGCCGCCATCGCGCGCAGCGCACTCGATCCCGAATTCGCGGCGTACTTCGCGCCGTTGCTCGACCTTCAACCGCTCGCCGATCCAAAAGGAAAATAAAGCATGTGGAAGCGGAGCCGTACGATATGCACCCTCGCTCTCGCGCTGGGAGTCGTGCCGATCGCATGCGCGGCTTCTTCGGGCCCCGATCTTTCGCAAGCCTACAACGGCTTCGGATTCGCGCTCTTCGCGAACCTGGCCAAGGAAAACGCCGGCAAAAATACCTTCATTTCGCCGACGAGCATCGCGCTCGCGCTCGCGATCGCGTCCAACGGGGCGGCCGGAAACACCCGCGCGTCGATGCTGAAAACGCTCGGCGCGCCAGGCGCGTCGATCGAAGAATTCGATGCTTCCAATAAAGCGCTGATGGCGGAGCTGACGAATCCGGGCAGCGATCTTCAGTTCACGATCGCTAACGCATTGTGGGTCAACAAGCAGTTTTCGATCGTGCCGGCGTTCGTCACGACGAGCCGCGACGTCTTCTCGGCAACCGCGCAAGACTTGCCGTTCGGTGAGTCGAGTGCGGCACAAACGATCAACGATTGGGTCAATAAGAACACGAACGGGCGGATTCCCGAGATCGTCGATTCCACCGATCCTAACGACGTGCTCGTGATCACCAACGCGATCGCCATGAAAGCCAAATGGCTCGCACCGTTTCAAAAAGACGATACGCACGACGCGCCGTTCGAGACGGGGTCCGGCGGTCACGTGACCGTCTCCATGATGTCGAGCAACGGCGGTTTCGAGTATGCCGATCGCGACGGCTGGCAGGTGGCACGGCTCCCGTATCGCGGCAACCGCTTCGCGATGTACGTTTTGCTTCCGCACGAGGGAACGGCGCTGGGGGGCGTGCTGAACGCCTTCGACCGGGCCACCTTCGACCGCCTGACGTCCGGCCTGCCGGACCAGCGCATCGCCTTCGCGATGCCGCGTTACACCGCGACCTTCAAGGCCGAGCTCAACGCGCCGCTCTCGCGGCTGGGCATGGCTGGGGCCTTTGAACCGGGCGCCGCCGACTTCAGCCGTCTCGTAGCCCCGCCCCAGCGGGCCTTCATCAGCCTGGTGGTCCACCGCGCCTTCGTCCGCGTCGACGAGGAAGGCACCGAGGCGGCAGCCGCCACCGCGGTCACGATGCGGGCAACGGCCATCATGATGCCGCCCGAAAAGCGGATGATCGTCGACCGCCCCTTCCTGATGGCCATCCGGGACGACCGCACGAAGCAGATCCTCTTCCTGGGAGCGATCTACGACCCGGGGAAACCTGAGTAACCAGAGGCTAAACTAGGCCCTTGGACCCGCCGATGGTCGTATTAGGGCAGAAGGATCTGCCCAGTTAACGGTATTCCCTTTGGGGTCGCGATCAAGGAGGAAACGAGCGCGATGTCTGACGGTTTGAGCATTGCCAACAATCTGCTCGCCAATAGCGTCCAGTTAAATCTGGACAGCAATCAGAAGCAGTTACAAAACACCGTTACGCAGCTCTCGTCGGGCTTGCGGATCAATTCCGCCGCGGACGACCCGTCGGGCCTCGCGATCGCGACCAATCTGCAGACCAAAGCCGACGGTTTCAATCAAGCCGCGCAAAACGTGCAGAACGCGAACAACGCCACTCAAGTCGCGCTCGGTGCCCTCACGTCGACGACCAACATCTTGCAGCGCATCCGCAGTCTCGCCGTCGAAGCCGCGTCGGACATCAACAGCAACAACGACCGGCTCAACCTGCAGACCGAGGTCACGCAGTTGCTGCTGGAAGTCAACCGCATCTCGCAAAACACGAACTTCAACGGGCAGCCGCTGCTCGACGGCTCGCACGCCGGATTCCAATCCGAACAGGACGCGTTTCTTACGGTTACGGCCAACACCGCGCTCGCGACGAACGGCGCAAAGGCTAGCGTCAACGGCGTGAACTACGGCTTCTTGGTCGCTTCCGCGACGCCGTTTGCGGTCGG comes from the Candidatus Baltobacteraceae bacterium genome and includes:
- a CDS encoding serpin family protein, whose amino-acid sequence is MWKRSRTICTLALALGVVPIACAASSGPDLSQAYNGFGFALFANLAKENAGKNTFISPTSIALALAIASNGAAGNTRASMLKTLGAPGASIEEFDASNKALMAELTNPGSDLQFTIANALWVNKQFSIVPAFVTTSRDVFSATAQDLPFGESSAAQTINDWVNKNTNGRIPEIVDSTDPNDVLVITNAIAMKAKWLAPFQKDDTHDAPFETGSGGHVTVSMMSSNGGFEYADRDGWQVARLPYRGNRFAMYVLLPHEGTALGGVLNAFDRATFDRLTSGLPDQRIAFAMPRYTATFKAELNAPLSRLGMAGAFEPGAADFSRLVAPPQRAFISLVVHRAFVRVDEEGTEAAAATAVTMRATAIMMPPEKRMIVDRPFLMAIRDDRTKQILFLGAIYDPGKPE